In Cygnus olor isolate bCygOlo1 chromosome 12, bCygOlo1.pri.v2, whole genome shotgun sequence, one DNA window encodes the following:
- the KIFC3 gene encoding kinesin-like protein KIFC3 isoform X13, with protein MRCSWGRFCSGKRASLPAPRPFPVIQKVVASMAHLQEEKLRLQEELLALQEKLAAQKSEELAVSVQLQGQVENLKANLLDQAQEISRLRSELQGGTDLEKHRDLLAAENERLRQEMKAREGELRELRRQQAQCRGCTHLQENAGLQERLSQLQREAEEARAKLAELDVEVQQKTNRLAEVELRLKDSLAERAEEEERLSRRLRDSQETIASLKSQPQQIKYIIKTVEVESTKAKQALSESQSRNQYLQEQVGMQRQVLKEMEQQLQNSQKTAAQLRAQIAMYESELERAHGQMLEEMQAMEDEKNRAIEEAFSRAQVEMKAVHENLAGVRTNLLTLQPALRTLTHDYNSLKRQVRDFPLLLQETLRSARAEIGQAIEEVNNTNRELLRKYRRELQLRKKCHNELVRLKGNIRVFGRVRPITKEDGEGPEAANAVTFDANDDAVLHLLHKGKQVSFELDKVFPPQASQEEVFQEVQALVTSCIDGYNVCIFAYGQTGAGKTYTMEGTSANPGINQRALQLLFSEVRSKASDWDYAITVSVAEIYNEALRDLLGKEPQEKLEIKLCPDGSGQLYVPGLTEFRVQSVEDINKVFEFGHVKRVTECTNLNEHSSRSHALLIVTVHGLDRSTGLRTTGKLNLVDLAGSERVGRSGAEGSRLREAQYINKSLSALGDVIYALRSRQGHVPFRNSKLTYLLQDSLSGDSKTLMMVQVSPAEKNTSETLCSLKFAERVRSVELGPISRKAELASWPSQEQLEVTKGDVSGTAISSSRGHASPSPGPPSGRATSIRRKLQTSGKLRPVPV; from the exons GTTGAAAACTTGAAGGCGAATCTCCTGGACCAAGCCCAGGAAATCAGCAGGCTGCGCTCAGAGCTG CAGGGCGGCACGGACCTGGAGAAGCACCGGGACCTGCTGGCAGCCGAGAACGAGCGCCTGCGGCAGGAGATGAAGGCACGTGAGGgggagctgcgggagctgcgGCGGCAGCAGGCACAGTGCAGGGGCTGCACCCACCTCCAA GAGAATGCCGGGCTGCAGGAGCggctgtcccagctgcagcgggaggcagaggaggcacGGGCcaagctggcagagctggacGTGGAGGTGCAGCAGAAGACGAACCGCCTGGCTGAGGTGGAGCTGCGGCTCAAGGACTCGCTGGCCGAGAGagccgaggaggaggagcggcTCAGCCGGCGGCTGCGGGACAGCCAGGAGACTATTGCCAGCCTCAagtcccagccccagcagatAAAG TACATCATCAAGACAGTGGAGGTGGAGTCAACCAAGGCGAAGCAGGCCTTGTCAGAGAGCCAGTCCCGAAACCAGtacctgcaggagcaggtggggatgcagaggcaggtgctgaaggagatggagcagcagctgcagaactcCCAGAagacagcagctcagctccGGGCCCAG ATTGCAATGTATGAGTCTGAGCTGGAGCGGGCCCACGGGCAGATGCTGGAGGAGATGCAGGCAATGGAGGATGAGAAAAACCGTGCCATTGAAGAGGCGTTTTCCCGCGCCCAAGTGGAGATGAAGGCGGTGCACGAAAACCTAGCAG GTGTCCGGACCAACCTGCTGACGCTGCAGCCAGCGCTGCGTACCCTCACCCATGACTACAACAGCCTGAAGAGGCAGGTCCGGGacttccccctgctcctccaggaGACCCTGCGGAGCGCCAGGGCTGAG ATCGGCCAGGCCATCGAGGAGGTGAACAACACCAACCGGGAGCTGCTGCGGAAGTACCGTCGAGAGCTGCAGCTCCGCAAGAAGTGCCACAATGAGCTGGTGCGGCTGAAAG GAAACATCCGTGTCTTCGGTCGGGTCCGTCCCATCACTAAGGAGGACGGTGAGGGTCCGGAGGCAGCCAATGCGGTGACGTTCGATGCCAACGATGATGCCGTCCTTCACCTCCTGCACAAGGGGAAGCAGGTGTCCTTTGAGCTGGACAAGGTCTTTCCACCGCAGGCGTCCCAGGAGGAG GTGTTTCAAGAGGTTCAGGCCCTGGTTACTTCCTGCATTGATGGCTACAATGTCTGCATATTTGCCTACGGACAGACAGGGGCAGGAAAAACGTACACAATGGAG GGAACCTCTGCAAACCCGGGGATCAACCAGCgggccctgcagctgctcttctctgagGTGCGGAGCAAGGCATCTGACTGGGACTACGCCATCACTGTCAGCGTGGCTGAGATTTACAACGAGGCGCTCAG GGacctgctggggaaggagccccAGGAGAAGCTGGAGATCAAACTGTGCCCTGATGGCAGTGGGCAGCTCTATGTGCCCGGGCTGACCGAGTTCAGGGTGCAGAGCGTGGAGGACATCAACAAg GTCTTTGAGTTTGGCCATGTCAAGCGGGTGACAGAGTGCACCAACCTGAACGAGCACAGCTCCCGCTCTCATGCTCTCCTCATCGTCACTGTCCACGGCCTCGACCGCAGCACGGGACTGCGCACCACAG GGAAGTTGAACCTGGTGGACCTGGCCGGCTCGGAGCGCGTCGGGCGGTCAGGCGCAGAGGGCAGCCGGCTCCGCGAGGCGCAGTACATCAACAAGTCACTATCGGCGCTGGGGGACGTGATCTATGCCCTGCGCTCCCGGCAGGGCCACGTGCCCTTCCGCAACTCTAAGCTGACCTACCTGCTGCAGGACTCGCTCAGCGGGGACAGCAAGACCCTCATGATGGTGCAG gtcTCCCCCGCCGAGAAGAACACCAGCGAGACACTGTGTTCCCTGAAGTTCGCAGAGAGGGTTCGCTCTGTGGAGCTCGGCCCCATCTCACGCAAGGCTGAGCTGGCGTCCTGGCCCAgtcaggagcagctggaggtaaccaag GGGGACGTGTCAGGGACTGCAATATCCTCCAGCCGGGGCCATGCATCGCCCAGCCCAGGGCCACCCAGTGGCCGTGCTACCTCCATCCGCAGGAAGCTCCAGACCTCAG GGAAGCTGAGGCCAGTCCCTGTGTGA
- the KIFC3 gene encoding kinesin-like protein KIFC3 isoform X11: MNLEKAGGRFCSGKRASLPAPRPFPVIQKVVASMAHLQEEKLRLQEELLALQEKLAAQKSEELAVSVQLQGQVENLKANLLDQAQEISRLRSELQGGTDLEKHRDLLAAENERLRQEMKAREGELRELRRQQAQCRGCTHLQENAGLQERLSQLQREAEEARAKLAELDVEVQQKTNRLAEVELRLKDSLAERAEEEERLSRRLRDSQETIASLKSQPQQIKYIIKTVEVESTKAKQALSESQSRNQYLQEQVGMQRQVLKEMEQQLQNSQKTAAQLRAQIAMYESELERAHGQMLEEMQAMEDEKNRAIEEAFSRAQVEMKAVHENLAGVRTNLLTLQPALRTLTHDYNSLKRQVRDFPLLLQETLRSARAEIGQAIEEVNNTNRELLRKYRRELQLRKKCHNELVRLKGNIRVFGRVRPITKEDGEGPEAANAVTFDANDDAVLHLLHKGKQVSFELDKVFPPQASQEEVFQEVQALVTSCIDGYNVCIFAYGQTGAGKTYTMEGTSANPGINQRALQLLFSEVRSKASDWDYAITVSVAEIYNEALRDLLGKEPQEKLEIKLCPDGSGQLYVPGLTEFRVQSVEDINKVFEFGHVKRVTECTNLNEHSSRSHALLIVTVHGLDRSTGLRTTGKLNLVDLAGSERVGRSGAEGSRLREAQYINKSLSALGDVIYALRSRQGHVPFRNSKLTYLLQDSLSGDSKTLMMVQVSPAEKNTSETLCSLKFAERVRSVELGPISRKAELASWPSQEQLEVTKGDVSGTAISSSRGHASPSPGPPSGRATSIRRKLQTSGKLRPVPV; the protein is encoded by the exons GTTGAAAACTTGAAGGCGAATCTCCTGGACCAAGCCCAGGAAATCAGCAGGCTGCGCTCAGAGCTG CAGGGCGGCACGGACCTGGAGAAGCACCGGGACCTGCTGGCAGCCGAGAACGAGCGCCTGCGGCAGGAGATGAAGGCACGTGAGGgggagctgcgggagctgcgGCGGCAGCAGGCACAGTGCAGGGGCTGCACCCACCTCCAA GAGAATGCCGGGCTGCAGGAGCggctgtcccagctgcagcgggaggcagaggaggcacGGGCcaagctggcagagctggacGTGGAGGTGCAGCAGAAGACGAACCGCCTGGCTGAGGTGGAGCTGCGGCTCAAGGACTCGCTGGCCGAGAGagccgaggaggaggagcggcTCAGCCGGCGGCTGCGGGACAGCCAGGAGACTATTGCCAGCCTCAagtcccagccccagcagatAAAG TACATCATCAAGACAGTGGAGGTGGAGTCAACCAAGGCGAAGCAGGCCTTGTCAGAGAGCCAGTCCCGAAACCAGtacctgcaggagcaggtggggatgcagaggcaggtgctgaaggagatggagcagcagctgcagaactcCCAGAagacagcagctcagctccGGGCCCAG ATTGCAATGTATGAGTCTGAGCTGGAGCGGGCCCACGGGCAGATGCTGGAGGAGATGCAGGCAATGGAGGATGAGAAAAACCGTGCCATTGAAGAGGCGTTTTCCCGCGCCCAAGTGGAGATGAAGGCGGTGCACGAAAACCTAGCAG GTGTCCGGACCAACCTGCTGACGCTGCAGCCAGCGCTGCGTACCCTCACCCATGACTACAACAGCCTGAAGAGGCAGGTCCGGGacttccccctgctcctccaggaGACCCTGCGGAGCGCCAGGGCTGAG ATCGGCCAGGCCATCGAGGAGGTGAACAACACCAACCGGGAGCTGCTGCGGAAGTACCGTCGAGAGCTGCAGCTCCGCAAGAAGTGCCACAATGAGCTGGTGCGGCTGAAAG GAAACATCCGTGTCTTCGGTCGGGTCCGTCCCATCACTAAGGAGGACGGTGAGGGTCCGGAGGCAGCCAATGCGGTGACGTTCGATGCCAACGATGATGCCGTCCTTCACCTCCTGCACAAGGGGAAGCAGGTGTCCTTTGAGCTGGACAAGGTCTTTCCACCGCAGGCGTCCCAGGAGGAG GTGTTTCAAGAGGTTCAGGCCCTGGTTACTTCCTGCATTGATGGCTACAATGTCTGCATATTTGCCTACGGACAGACAGGGGCAGGAAAAACGTACACAATGGAG GGAACCTCTGCAAACCCGGGGATCAACCAGCgggccctgcagctgctcttctctgagGTGCGGAGCAAGGCATCTGACTGGGACTACGCCATCACTGTCAGCGTGGCTGAGATTTACAACGAGGCGCTCAG GGacctgctggggaaggagccccAGGAGAAGCTGGAGATCAAACTGTGCCCTGATGGCAGTGGGCAGCTCTATGTGCCCGGGCTGACCGAGTTCAGGGTGCAGAGCGTGGAGGACATCAACAAg GTCTTTGAGTTTGGCCATGTCAAGCGGGTGACAGAGTGCACCAACCTGAACGAGCACAGCTCCCGCTCTCATGCTCTCCTCATCGTCACTGTCCACGGCCTCGACCGCAGCACGGGACTGCGCACCACAG GGAAGTTGAACCTGGTGGACCTGGCCGGCTCGGAGCGCGTCGGGCGGTCAGGCGCAGAGGGCAGCCGGCTCCGCGAGGCGCAGTACATCAACAAGTCACTATCGGCGCTGGGGGACGTGATCTATGCCCTGCGCTCCCGGCAGGGCCACGTGCCCTTCCGCAACTCTAAGCTGACCTACCTGCTGCAGGACTCGCTCAGCGGGGACAGCAAGACCCTCATGATGGTGCAG gtcTCCCCCGCCGAGAAGAACACCAGCGAGACACTGTGTTCCCTGAAGTTCGCAGAGAGGGTTCGCTCTGTGGAGCTCGGCCCCATCTCACGCAAGGCTGAGCTGGCGTCCTGGCCCAgtcaggagcagctggaggtaaccaag GGGGACGTGTCAGGGACTGCAATATCCTCCAGCCGGGGCCATGCATCGCCCAGCCCAGGGCCACCCAGTGGCCGTGCTACCTCCATCCGCAGGAAGCTCCAGACCTCAG GGAAGCTGAGGCCAGTCCCTGTGTGA
- the KIFC3 gene encoding kinesin-like protein KIFC3 isoform X15, which translates to MAGPCLWPDLTAKESLLPPESRMRPEMSQEVENLKANLLDQAQEISRLRSELGGTDLEKHRDLLAAENERLRQEMKAREGELRELRRQQAQCRGCTHLQENAGLQERLSQLQREAEEARAKLAELDVEVQQKTNRLAEVELRLKDSLAERAEEEERLSRRLRDSQETIASLKSQPQQIKYIIKTVEVESTKAKQALSESQSRNQYLQEQVGMQRQVLKEMEQQLQNSQKTAAQLRAQIAMYESELERAHGQMLEEMQAMEDEKNRAIEEAFSRAQVEMKAVHENLAGVRTNLLTLQPALRTLTHDYNSLKRQVRDFPLLLQETLRSARAEIGQAIEEVNNTNRELLRKYRRELQLRKKCHNELVRLKGNIRVFGRVRPITKEDGEGPEAANAVTFDANDDAVLHLLHKGKQVSFELDKVFPPQASQEEVFQEVQALVTSCIDGYNVCIFAYGQTGAGKTYTMEGTSANPGINQRALQLLFSEVRSKASDWDYAITVSVAEIYNEALRDLLGKEPQEKLEIKLCPDGSGQLYVPGLTEFRVQSVEDINKVFEFGHVKRVTECTNLNEHSSRSHALLIVTVHGLDRSTGLRTTGKLNLVDLAGSERVGRSGAEGSRLREAQYINKSLSALGDVIYALRSRQGHVPFRNSKLTYLLQDSLSGDSKTLMMVQVSPAEKNTSETLCSLKFAERVRSVELGPISRKAELASWPSQEQLEVTKGDVSGTAISSSRGHASPSPGPPSGRATSIRRKLQTSGKLRPVPV; encoded by the exons GTTGAAAACTTGAAGGCGAATCTCCTGGACCAAGCCCAGGAAATCAGCAGGCTGCGCTCAGAGCTG GGCGGCACGGACCTGGAGAAGCACCGGGACCTGCTGGCAGCCGAGAACGAGCGCCTGCGGCAGGAGATGAAGGCACGTGAGGgggagctgcgggagctgcgGCGGCAGCAGGCACAGTGCAGGGGCTGCACCCACCTCCAA GAGAATGCCGGGCTGCAGGAGCggctgtcccagctgcagcgggaggcagaggaggcacGGGCcaagctggcagagctggacGTGGAGGTGCAGCAGAAGACGAACCGCCTGGCTGAGGTGGAGCTGCGGCTCAAGGACTCGCTGGCCGAGAGagccgaggaggaggagcggcTCAGCCGGCGGCTGCGGGACAGCCAGGAGACTATTGCCAGCCTCAagtcccagccccagcagatAAAG TACATCATCAAGACAGTGGAGGTGGAGTCAACCAAGGCGAAGCAGGCCTTGTCAGAGAGCCAGTCCCGAAACCAGtacctgcaggagcaggtggggatgcagaggcaggtgctgaaggagatggagcagcagctgcagaactcCCAGAagacagcagctcagctccGGGCCCAG ATTGCAATGTATGAGTCTGAGCTGGAGCGGGCCCACGGGCAGATGCTGGAGGAGATGCAGGCAATGGAGGATGAGAAAAACCGTGCCATTGAAGAGGCGTTTTCCCGCGCCCAAGTGGAGATGAAGGCGGTGCACGAAAACCTAGCAG GTGTCCGGACCAACCTGCTGACGCTGCAGCCAGCGCTGCGTACCCTCACCCATGACTACAACAGCCTGAAGAGGCAGGTCCGGGacttccccctgctcctccaggaGACCCTGCGGAGCGCCAGGGCTGAG ATCGGCCAGGCCATCGAGGAGGTGAACAACACCAACCGGGAGCTGCTGCGGAAGTACCGTCGAGAGCTGCAGCTCCGCAAGAAGTGCCACAATGAGCTGGTGCGGCTGAAAG GAAACATCCGTGTCTTCGGTCGGGTCCGTCCCATCACTAAGGAGGACGGTGAGGGTCCGGAGGCAGCCAATGCGGTGACGTTCGATGCCAACGATGATGCCGTCCTTCACCTCCTGCACAAGGGGAAGCAGGTGTCCTTTGAGCTGGACAAGGTCTTTCCACCGCAGGCGTCCCAGGAGGAG GTGTTTCAAGAGGTTCAGGCCCTGGTTACTTCCTGCATTGATGGCTACAATGTCTGCATATTTGCCTACGGACAGACAGGGGCAGGAAAAACGTACACAATGGAG GGAACCTCTGCAAACCCGGGGATCAACCAGCgggccctgcagctgctcttctctgagGTGCGGAGCAAGGCATCTGACTGGGACTACGCCATCACTGTCAGCGTGGCTGAGATTTACAACGAGGCGCTCAG GGacctgctggggaaggagccccAGGAGAAGCTGGAGATCAAACTGTGCCCTGATGGCAGTGGGCAGCTCTATGTGCCCGGGCTGACCGAGTTCAGGGTGCAGAGCGTGGAGGACATCAACAAg GTCTTTGAGTTTGGCCATGTCAAGCGGGTGACAGAGTGCACCAACCTGAACGAGCACAGCTCCCGCTCTCATGCTCTCCTCATCGTCACTGTCCACGGCCTCGACCGCAGCACGGGACTGCGCACCACAG GGAAGTTGAACCTGGTGGACCTGGCCGGCTCGGAGCGCGTCGGGCGGTCAGGCGCAGAGGGCAGCCGGCTCCGCGAGGCGCAGTACATCAACAAGTCACTATCGGCGCTGGGGGACGTGATCTATGCCCTGCGCTCCCGGCAGGGCCACGTGCCCTTCCGCAACTCTAAGCTGACCTACCTGCTGCAGGACTCGCTCAGCGGGGACAGCAAGACCCTCATGATGGTGCAG gtcTCCCCCGCCGAGAAGAACACCAGCGAGACACTGTGTTCCCTGAAGTTCGCAGAGAGGGTTCGCTCTGTGGAGCTCGGCCCCATCTCACGCAAGGCTGAGCTGGCGTCCTGGCCCAgtcaggagcagctggaggtaaccaag GGGGACGTGTCAGGGACTGCAATATCCTCCAGCCGGGGCCATGCATCGCCCAGCCCAGGGCCACCCAGTGGCCGTGCTACCTCCATCCGCAGGAAGCTCCAGACCTCAG GGAAGCTGAGGCCAGTCCCTGTGTGA
- the KIFC3 gene encoding kinesin-like protein KIFC3 isoform X14, whose translation MAGPCLWPDLTAKESLLPPESRMRPEMSQEVENLKANLLDQAQEISRLRSELQGGTDLEKHRDLLAAENERLRQEMKAREGELRELRRQQAQCRGCTHLQENAGLQERLSQLQREAEEARAKLAELDVEVQQKTNRLAEVELRLKDSLAERAEEEERLSRRLRDSQETIASLKSQPQQIKYIIKTVEVESTKAKQALSESQSRNQYLQEQVGMQRQVLKEMEQQLQNSQKTAAQLRAQIAMYESELERAHGQMLEEMQAMEDEKNRAIEEAFSRAQVEMKAVHENLAGVRTNLLTLQPALRTLTHDYNSLKRQVRDFPLLLQETLRSARAEIGQAIEEVNNTNRELLRKYRRELQLRKKCHNELVRLKGNIRVFGRVRPITKEDGEGPEAANAVTFDANDDAVLHLLHKGKQVSFELDKVFPPQASQEEVFQEVQALVTSCIDGYNVCIFAYGQTGAGKTYTMEGTSANPGINQRALQLLFSEVRSKASDWDYAITVSVAEIYNEALRDLLGKEPQEKLEIKLCPDGSGQLYVPGLTEFRVQSVEDINKVFEFGHVKRVTECTNLNEHSSRSHALLIVTVHGLDRSTGLRTTGKLNLVDLAGSERVGRSGAEGSRLREAQYINKSLSALGDVIYALRSRQGHVPFRNSKLTYLLQDSLSGDSKTLMMVQVSPAEKNTSETLCSLKFAERVRSVELGPISRKAELASWPSQEQLEVTKGDVSGTAISSSRGHASPSPGPPSGRATSIRRKLQTSGKLRPVPV comes from the exons GTTGAAAACTTGAAGGCGAATCTCCTGGACCAAGCCCAGGAAATCAGCAGGCTGCGCTCAGAGCTG CAGGGCGGCACGGACCTGGAGAAGCACCGGGACCTGCTGGCAGCCGAGAACGAGCGCCTGCGGCAGGAGATGAAGGCACGTGAGGgggagctgcgggagctgcgGCGGCAGCAGGCACAGTGCAGGGGCTGCACCCACCTCCAA GAGAATGCCGGGCTGCAGGAGCggctgtcccagctgcagcgggaggcagaggaggcacGGGCcaagctggcagagctggacGTGGAGGTGCAGCAGAAGACGAACCGCCTGGCTGAGGTGGAGCTGCGGCTCAAGGACTCGCTGGCCGAGAGagccgaggaggaggagcggcTCAGCCGGCGGCTGCGGGACAGCCAGGAGACTATTGCCAGCCTCAagtcccagccccagcagatAAAG TACATCATCAAGACAGTGGAGGTGGAGTCAACCAAGGCGAAGCAGGCCTTGTCAGAGAGCCAGTCCCGAAACCAGtacctgcaggagcaggtggggatgcagaggcaggtgctgaaggagatggagcagcagctgcagaactcCCAGAagacagcagctcagctccGGGCCCAG ATTGCAATGTATGAGTCTGAGCTGGAGCGGGCCCACGGGCAGATGCTGGAGGAGATGCAGGCAATGGAGGATGAGAAAAACCGTGCCATTGAAGAGGCGTTTTCCCGCGCCCAAGTGGAGATGAAGGCGGTGCACGAAAACCTAGCAG GTGTCCGGACCAACCTGCTGACGCTGCAGCCAGCGCTGCGTACCCTCACCCATGACTACAACAGCCTGAAGAGGCAGGTCCGGGacttccccctgctcctccaggaGACCCTGCGGAGCGCCAGGGCTGAG ATCGGCCAGGCCATCGAGGAGGTGAACAACACCAACCGGGAGCTGCTGCGGAAGTACCGTCGAGAGCTGCAGCTCCGCAAGAAGTGCCACAATGAGCTGGTGCGGCTGAAAG GAAACATCCGTGTCTTCGGTCGGGTCCGTCCCATCACTAAGGAGGACGGTGAGGGTCCGGAGGCAGCCAATGCGGTGACGTTCGATGCCAACGATGATGCCGTCCTTCACCTCCTGCACAAGGGGAAGCAGGTGTCCTTTGAGCTGGACAAGGTCTTTCCACCGCAGGCGTCCCAGGAGGAG GTGTTTCAAGAGGTTCAGGCCCTGGTTACTTCCTGCATTGATGGCTACAATGTCTGCATATTTGCCTACGGACAGACAGGGGCAGGAAAAACGTACACAATGGAG GGAACCTCTGCAAACCCGGGGATCAACCAGCgggccctgcagctgctcttctctgagGTGCGGAGCAAGGCATCTGACTGGGACTACGCCATCACTGTCAGCGTGGCTGAGATTTACAACGAGGCGCTCAG GGacctgctggggaaggagccccAGGAGAAGCTGGAGATCAAACTGTGCCCTGATGGCAGTGGGCAGCTCTATGTGCCCGGGCTGACCGAGTTCAGGGTGCAGAGCGTGGAGGACATCAACAAg GTCTTTGAGTTTGGCCATGTCAAGCGGGTGACAGAGTGCACCAACCTGAACGAGCACAGCTCCCGCTCTCATGCTCTCCTCATCGTCACTGTCCACGGCCTCGACCGCAGCACGGGACTGCGCACCACAG GGAAGTTGAACCTGGTGGACCTGGCCGGCTCGGAGCGCGTCGGGCGGTCAGGCGCAGAGGGCAGCCGGCTCCGCGAGGCGCAGTACATCAACAAGTCACTATCGGCGCTGGGGGACGTGATCTATGCCCTGCGCTCCCGGCAGGGCCACGTGCCCTTCCGCAACTCTAAGCTGACCTACCTGCTGCAGGACTCGCTCAGCGGGGACAGCAAGACCCTCATGATGGTGCAG gtcTCCCCCGCCGAGAAGAACACCAGCGAGACACTGTGTTCCCTGAAGTTCGCAGAGAGGGTTCGCTCTGTGGAGCTCGGCCCCATCTCACGCAAGGCTGAGCTGGCGTCCTGGCCCAgtcaggagcagctggaggtaaccaag GGGGACGTGTCAGGGACTGCAATATCCTCCAGCCGGGGCCATGCATCGCCCAGCCCAGGGCCACCCAGTGGCCGTGCTACCTCCATCCGCAGGAAGCTCCAGACCTCAG GGAAGCTGAGGCCAGTCCCTGTGTGA